One window from the genome of Desulfuromonas acetoxidans DSM 684 encodes:
- a CDS encoding ANTAR domain-containing response regulator produces MKIALVVDDEPLIRRKVSELLENYGFDQIIEAENGQEALLLAVTHKPVLIVMDVTMPVMNGINAAKKIGIEAPAPIVLLTGNTDAQTISEARDAGVMSYLVKPFRDEQLYPAVELAMHQYMAVSSLQDQVSKLEETLETRKLVDKAKGVLMGTGLSEPEAYRKMQKLAMSKRKTLKQVAEAILMMAD; encoded by the coding sequence ATGAAAATCGCACTGGTTGTTGATGATGAACCGTTGATTCGCCGTAAAGTATCTGAATTGCTTGAAAATTATGGCTTTGATCAAATCATTGAGGCAGAAAACGGTCAGGAAGCCTTGCTGCTTGCGGTGACTCACAAACCGGTTTTAATCGTCATGGATGTGACCATGCCTGTCATGAATGGAATCAATGCTGCTAAAAAAATAGGCATTGAGGCACCGGCGCCGATCGTTTTACTGACCGGCAACACCGATGCCCAAACCATTTCCGAGGCCCGTGATGCCGGCGTGATGAGCTATCTGGTTAAACCGTTTCGTGATGAGCAGCTCTACCCGGCGGTTGAATTGGCAATGCATCAATATATGGCAGTGTCCTCGTTGCAGGATCAGGTGAGTAAACTCGAGGAGACATTGGAAACACGTAAGCTGGTGGACAAAGCCAAAGGTGTGCTGATGGGGACGGGACTGAGCGAGCCCGAAGCGTATCGCAAAATGCAGAAGCTGGCCATGAGTAAGCGGAAAACGTTGAAGCAGGTGGCTGAAGCTATTCTGATGATGGCAGACTAG
- a CDS encoding cytochrome c biogenesis CcdA family protein has product MLNEAANIPTFSVAFSAGLLSFFSPCVLPLIPSFITYITGISFGELKQDHPSSKIRWQVASHSLAFVLGFSTVFILLGIIAGSLNQAMQDWLIWLQRGGGLMIFLFGIHMTGLFHFGVLLGDKRVTIRNKPSGYLGSFLVGVAFSAGWSPCVGPILMAIFILAAGTSSDTAQAVLLLCCYSAGLGIPFMLSGLLFHGFLNVFNRFKKHIRIMEIITGVLMIVVGIMLFFNMFSDLSSYLYQWIPVE; this is encoded by the coding sequence ATGTTAAACGAAGCAGCAAATATCCCTACGTTTTCCGTGGCGTTCAGTGCCGGGCTCCTGTCGTTTTTCTCCCCCTGCGTACTGCCGCTGATCCCGTCATTTATTACCTATATCACCGGAATTTCATTTGGCGAGCTAAAGCAGGACCACCCCAGTTCAAAAATTCGTTGGCAGGTAGCCAGCCATTCACTGGCCTTTGTTCTTGGCTTCAGCACAGTCTTCATCCTGCTGGGGATTATTGCAGGCTCACTGAACCAAGCTATGCAGGATTGGTTGATCTGGCTTCAGCGCGGTGGTGGTCTGATGATCTTCCTGTTCGGTATTCACATGACCGGATTGTTTCATTTTGGTGTGTTGCTGGGAGATAAACGGGTCACGATTCGCAACAAGCCCAGTGGCTATTTGGGCAGCTTTCTTGTCGGTGTCGCTTTTTCAGCTGGCTGGAGTCCCTGTGTCGGCCCGATTCTCATGGCGATCTTTATCCTGGCAGCCGGCACCTCCAGCGATACAGCCCAGGCGGTTCTGCTGTTGTGTTGCTACTCTGCCGGACTGGGCATCCCATTCATGCTCTCCGGACTACTGTTCCATGGCTTTCTCAACGTGTTTAACCGCTTTAAAAAGCACATCAGAATCATGGAGATCATCACAGGCGTTCTCATGATAGTGGTTGGCATCATGTTGTTTTTCAATATGTTCAGTGACCTGTCCAGCTACCTCTACCAATGGATTCCGGTCGAGTAA
- a CDS encoding cytochrome ubiquinol oxidase subunit I — protein sequence MNFPVWFLPETGGGLLIAIMAVTHVFVSHFAVGGGLYLVMTEHKARRENDDQLLEFVKKHAKFFMLLTMVFGGVTGVGIWFTIGLIQPDATSKLIHTFVFGWAAEWVWFLVEIIALIIYYYKFDSMDERTHLKVGWIYFAAAWLSLFLINGIIGFMLTPGEWVNNHQFFSGFFNPTFWPSLWFRFAISTLLAGVFAFFTTAFIDVEAFRLKMTRYSSLWCLLSLVVVIPTGYWYLQVLPSGPQEILSASPTIKAMVKLGAFSAAGFIVFLTLFTLIKPRWHNLVTAVLVAVCAFGMMGSFEWIREADRRPFVIREMLYSNGIPVDQVEQLSEGFLAQSKWSAIKVIDADNVQQAGAELFKLQCYACHTLDGINNDIRSRTATINFNGMVKYLGTMHQRRPFMPPFVGNELEKKALASYLVGTLHGKETHVFDEPELTINLGQKMLEDECTVCHGVDLVMDWGEFLSAEEVRSGLLNLSQIDSSMDDFSGTPEELAAVVATIKGQAAPAAPTELSGKSLLEEECSMCHGTDIIYDWAAPLSPDEVRHGLLTLSQIDSSMEDFSGTPQELAALVTALKGMMAQPSVSAQAILDDECSMCHSADLVIEWAAALNREGINHGLKHLSEINSSMDDFTGRDDDLEALTDYLVNSAKGGTQ from the coding sequence ATGAATTTTCCAGTCTGGTTTCTCCCGGAAACAGGAGGAGGACTCCTGATCGCCATCATGGCGGTTACACACGTTTTTGTGTCGCATTTTGCTGTCGGTGGTGGCTTGTATCTGGTCATGACCGAACATAAAGCTCGGCGCGAAAACGACGACCAGTTGCTTGAATTTGTCAAAAAACACGCCAAATTCTTTATGCTTCTGACCATGGTTTTCGGTGGTGTTACCGGGGTTGGGATCTGGTTTACCATCGGTTTGATCCAACCCGATGCAACCTCTAAACTGATCCATACGTTTGTCTTTGGCTGGGCGGCGGAATGGGTGTGGTTTCTGGTCGAAATCATTGCTCTGATTATCTACTACTATAAATTTGATAGTATGGATGAACGGACGCATCTCAAGGTGGGGTGGATTTATTTTGCCGCCGCCTGGTTGAGCCTGTTTCTGATTAACGGCATTATCGGTTTTATGCTGACTCCCGGTGAATGGGTCAATAACCATCAATTTTTCTCCGGATTCTTCAATCCGACGTTCTGGCCGTCACTGTGGTTCCGTTTTGCCATTTCCACCTTGTTGGCCGGGGTTTTTGCTTTCTTCACGACCGCGTTTATCGATGTTGAAGCCTTTCGTCTGAAAATGACCCGCTATTCATCGTTATGGTGTCTGTTGTCGCTTGTCGTGGTTATTCCTACCGGCTATTGGTATCTGCAGGTTCTTCCTTCAGGGCCGCAGGAGATTCTCTCGGCGTCACCGACAATCAAGGCGATGGTCAAACTTGGTGCGTTCAGTGCTGCCGGGTTTATCGTCTTCCTGACGCTGTTTACCCTGATAAAACCACGCTGGCATAATCTGGTCACTGCTGTTCTGGTTGCCGTGTGTGCCTTTGGCATGATGGGATCATTTGAGTGGATTCGTGAAGCGGACCGCCGCCCCTTTGTTATTCGTGAAATGCTCTATTCCAACGGTATCCCTGTTGATCAGGTTGAACAACTCAGCGAGGGTTTTCTGGCTCAGTCAAAATGGAGTGCCATCAAAGTGATTGATGCCGACAATGTTCAGCAGGCTGGAGCTGAATTGTTCAAGCTGCAATGTTATGCCTGCCATACGCTCGACGGTATTAACAATGACATTCGTTCGCGTACGGCGACGATCAATTTTAATGGCATGGTTAAGTACCTCGGCACCATGCATCAGCGACGTCCTTTTATGCCACCGTTTGTTGGCAATGAACTGGAGAAAAAGGCCTTGGCCTCCTATTTGGTCGGTACCTTGCATGGCAAAGAGACCCATGTGTTTGATGAACCTGAGCTGACAATCAATCTCGGTCAGAAGATGCTTGAAGATGAATGCACCGTCTGTCATGGCGTTGATCTTGTCATGGACTGGGGGGAGTTTCTCAGTGCTGAAGAAGTGCGTTCCGGGCTGCTTAATCTGAGTCAGATCGATAGCTCTATGGATGATTTTTCCGGGACACCGGAAGAGTTGGCTGCCGTAGTGGCCACCATCAAAGGACAAGCTGCTCCCGCAGCACCGACTGAGCTCTCAGGAAAAAGCTTGCTCGAAGAGGAATGCAGCATGTGTCATGGCACGGATATCATTTATGACTGGGCTGCGCCGCTCAGTCCAGATGAGGTGCGACATGGGTTGTTGACTCTGAGTCAGATCGACAGCTCAATGGAGGATTTCTCTGGAACGCCGCAAGAGCTTGCTGCATTGGTGACGGCATTGAAGGGGATGATGGCGCAACCCTCCGTCTCGGCTCAAGCGATTCTCGATGACGAATGCAGCATGTGCCACAGCGCTGATCTGGTCATTGAGTGGGCCGCAGCATTAAATCGTGAAGGGATTAATCACGGTTTGAAACACCTCAGTGAGATCAACAGTTCCATGGATGATTTTACCGGACGTGATGATGACTTGGAGGCCTTAACAGACTATCTGGTCAACTCGGCCAAAGGAGGAACACAATGA
- a CDS encoding L-threonylcarbamoyladenylate synthase yields MMLSINPDNPQQRYIDQVVECLRRDGVIAYPTDTIYGVGCDIFNKKGIKKIYQLKRRDVKKPFSFICSDLSEISRYAHVSNMAFKIMKRHLPGPYTFVLDASRVVPDLVMTKQRTVGIRMPDNAITLEIVRQLGHPLVTTSANISGDETYQDPSLIHDDWGKHLDMVVDGGRLYGDPSTVISLRNDQIEVLRQGCGPTDWIHQL; encoded by the coding sequence ATGATGCTCTCAATTAATCCGGACAATCCGCAACAACGCTATATTGACCAAGTGGTCGAGTGTCTGAGGCGCGATGGGGTCATTGCTTATCCTACCGATACCATTTATGGGGTGGGCTGCGACATCTTTAATAAAAAAGGGATCAAAAAGATCTATCAGCTTAAACGTCGCGATGTCAAAAAACCGTTTTCGTTTATCTGTTCCGACCTGTCTGAGATCTCCAGATATGCGCATGTGAGTAATATGGCGTTCAAGATCATGAAGCGCCATCTTCCCGGGCCCTACACCTTTGTCCTCGACGCCTCACGTGTTGTTCCAGACCTGGTGATGACGAAACAACGCACCGTAGGTATTCGTATGCCGGATAATGCCATCACCCTGGAGATCGTTCGTCAGCTCGGCCATCCGTTGGTCACCACCAGTGCCAATATTTCCGGCGACGAAACCTATCAGGATCCCAGCCTGATTCATGATGACTGGGGAAAGCATCTCGATATGGTTGTCGATGGTGGGCGTCTTTACGGTGATCCCTCAACGGTGATCAGCTTGCGTAACGACCAGATCGAAGTGCTGCGCCAGGGCTGTGGACCCACTGACTGGATTCACCAACTGTAA
- a CDS encoding YbeD family protein: MFVLKSQSDETLQEYPCDYMFKAFGPSAPEHRFAEKVHGAVNQVLPVSQDAIKQRPSTKGAYVCVSVLTYLHNEQQRQEIYRLLQNIDGLKYLL; this comes from the coding sequence ATGTTTGTGTTAAAGAGTCAGAGTGATGAAACTCTGCAGGAATATCCCTGTGATTACATGTTCAAGGCTTTTGGCCCCAGTGCGCCCGAGCATCGGTTCGCCGAGAAGGTTCATGGTGCCGTCAATCAGGTCTTACCTGTTTCTCAGGACGCCATAAAGCAGCGCCCTAGCACCAAAGGGGCTTATGTCTGTGTCTCGGTATTGACCTACTTGCACAATGAACAGCAACGTCAGGAGATCTATCGTCTGCTGCAGAATATTGACGGGTTGAAATATCTGTTATGA
- the dut gene encoding dUTP diphosphatase produces the protein MTEPVCVQFKKLDPRAKIPQYMTTHAAGLDLCAVLDEPLHLVPGQRVLVSTGLAMALPVGFEGQVRPRSGLAWRDGVTLVNTPGTIDADYRGEVKIILINHGTKEVTIEHEERIAQLIIAPVVQARLCDVETLDETDRDRGGFGHTGRG, from the coding sequence ATGACAGAGCCGGTGTGTGTGCAATTCAAAAAGCTTGATCCCCGAGCTAAAATTCCTCAGTACATGACAACTCACGCGGCTGGATTGGATCTGTGCGCGGTTCTTGATGAGCCTTTGCATCTGGTTCCGGGACAACGTGTGCTCGTTTCAACCGGTTTGGCCATGGCGCTACCCGTTGGATTTGAAGGGCAGGTGCGTCCGCGTTCGGGGCTCGCTTGGCGTGACGGTGTGACCTTGGTGAACACACCGGGAACCATCGATGCCGATTACCGCGGTGAGGTCAAAATTATTCTCATCAACCATGGTACTAAAGAGGTGACGATTGAGCATGAGGAACGGATTGCCCAATTGATCATTGCTCCGGTCGTTCAGGCCAGGCTGTGTGACGTTGAGACTTTGGATGAGACGGACCGAGATCGCGGTGGGTTCGGTCATACAGGAAGAGGTTGA
- a CDS encoding M16 family metallopeptidase, producing MVEKSILPNGIRVLTENIPQAHSVSIGIWVVNGSRHESLEQAGISHFVEHMLFKGSANCSTLDISKKVDALGGPLNGFTGREYSCLHLRTLPEKLSLAINLMAELLLKTCYDPDEVEKERRVILQEIERLNASPDEKVHDLFSQTFWPDNALGRPVLGTVESVQKITRDALVHFTRERYINSSLIISIAGNVGHGQVLEHVITAFAPVSALCPLTEQAEPLPVKAVSLEPLVGTQAHICLGTEALSQSHPNRFAGMLLNAVLGGGMSSRLFQSLREENGLVYATYSYLNSHSDSGAMVSYATTSATQAGEVVALILEQLDHLRHHAVSAEELDAVRQRLQDRLKMSLDSTYSRMERMALSEIFQGEYVSVRSVMRELAKVTPDNLCKLAHYLMSNDSLCLCIIGDVDDQAEKLQNISF from the coding sequence ATGGTTGAAAAGTCAATATTGCCGAATGGCATCCGGGTGCTCACCGAAAACATTCCTCAGGCGCATTCCGTCAGTATTGGTATCTGGGTGGTGAACGGCTCTCGGCATGAGAGTCTTGAGCAGGCGGGTATCTCCCATTTTGTTGAGCATATGTTGTTTAAAGGTTCGGCAAATTGTTCAACCTTGGATATTTCGAAAAAAGTCGATGCTCTGGGGGGGCCACTCAATGGCTTTACTGGAAGAGAATATAGCTGCCTCCACTTGAGAACCTTGCCGGAAAAGCTCTCATTGGCCATTAATCTGATGGCAGAGCTGTTGTTGAAGACCTGTTATGATCCGGATGAGGTGGAGAAGGAACGACGCGTTATCCTTCAGGAAATCGAGCGGCTTAACGCCTCTCCAGATGAAAAAGTCCATGATCTGTTTTCCCAGACTTTCTGGCCGGATAATGCTTTAGGCCGTCCGGTTTTAGGAACGGTGGAATCTGTTCAAAAAATCACCCGTGACGCGTTGGTTCACTTTACCCGTGAACGCTATATCAATTCCAGTCTGATCATCAGTATTGCCGGTAATGTCGGCCATGGTCAGGTGCTTGAGCATGTGATTACGGCATTTGCACCGGTTTCTGCCTTATGCCCGTTGACGGAGCAGGCCGAACCGTTGCCGGTTAAGGCCGTGAGTCTCGAGCCTTTGGTCGGAACACAGGCCCATATCTGTCTCGGAACCGAGGCACTTTCGCAATCGCATCCGAATCGTTTTGCCGGCATGCTGCTTAATGCTGTTTTGGGCGGAGGGATGAGTTCCCGTTTGTTTCAGTCTCTTCGCGAGGAAAATGGCCTCGTCTACGCGACTTATAGTTACCTCAATTCTCATTCTGATTCGGGGGCAATGGTCTCTTATGCGACGACGTCGGCAACGCAGGCTGGTGAGGTCGTCGCATTGATCCTCGAACAGCTTGATCATTTGCGCCATCATGCCGTTTCAGCCGAAGAGCTGGATGCGGTGCGACAACGGCTTCAGGATCGTTTGAAGATGTCTTTGGACAGTACCTACAGCCGTATGGAACGGATGGCGTTAAGTGAGATTTTTCAGGGGGAATATGTTTCTGTGCGCAGTGTGATGCGCGAATTGGCCAAAGTTACTCCGGATAATTTGTGTAAATTGGCCCATTACCTGATGAGTAATGATTCTTTGTGTCTATGTATTATCGGCGATGTTGACGATCAAGCGGAAAAATTGCAAAATATCAGTTTTTAA
- the pnp gene encoding polyribonucleotide nucleotidyltransferase → MAYQKVEIEFNGQPLTIETGKMARQADGATIVTYGETKILCTVVSAKTMREGQDFFPLTVNYQEKFYASGKIPGSFFRRERGATERETLICRLIDRPMRPLFPKGYLYETQIIPTVISADCVNDPDTLSILAASASVSVSDIPFGGPIAGVRVGRVDGEFIANPTLEQQEQSDIEIVVAGSKDAIMMVEGEADLISEDEMLEAVFFGHQAIQPLIEMQTKLAELVGVEKREFIVPETDAALEEKIVSLAQGRVEKAVTIRAKQERYAALKEIRADIQEQLAEEFEGRSDEISAIMGSIEKRVVRQSVTKDQIRIDGRKMNEIRPISCEVGVLPRAHGSALFTRGETQALVSTTLGTASDEQRMDNIQGMEFKKFMLHYNFPPFCVGETSMRLFPGRREIGHGMLAERSATKIMPEFDDFPYTVRIVSEILESNGSSSMASVCGASMSLMDAGVPAKDAVAGIAMGLIKEGDDIAILSDILGDEDHLGDMDFKVTGTKEGVAALQMDIKIDGVTRDIMQRALAQAKEGRLHILGEMAKAISAPREDMSPYAPRITTVFVKPDQVRTVIGSGGKTVRGIIEATGCGIDIEDDGRINISSSNGDAAKAAAQMIKELTQSPEVGKLYNGTVKKIMDFGAFVEIFSGTDGLVHVSELAKERVNKVTDILNEGDKVLVKCIGVDRQGKIKLSRKEALGQELPEEE, encoded by the coding sequence ATGGCTTATCAAAAAGTAGAAATTGAATTTAATGGTCAACCATTGACCATTGAAACCGGAAAAATGGCGCGTCAGGCCGATGGTGCTACCATCGTGACGTATGGTGAAACAAAGATTCTCTGTACGGTTGTTTCCGCCAAGACCATGCGTGAGGGACAGGACTTCTTTCCCCTGACGGTTAATTATCAGGAAAAGTTTTATGCCAGTGGTAAGATTCCCGGCTCTTTTTTCCGTCGTGAGCGCGGTGCTACAGAGCGTGAAACCCTGATCTGCCGCCTGATTGACCGTCCGATGCGTCCGCTGTTTCCTAAAGGTTATCTCTACGAAACGCAAATTATTCCGACGGTTATTTCAGCAGACTGTGTGAACGATCCCGATACACTGTCGATTCTGGCGGCCTCGGCTTCCGTTAGTGTTTCCGATATTCCGTTTGGTGGTCCGATTGCCGGTGTGCGTGTTGGCCGCGTCGATGGTGAGTTCATTGCCAACCCGACTCTGGAGCAGCAGGAGCAAAGCGACATCGAAATCGTTGTTGCCGGTTCCAAAGATGCCATCATGATGGTGGAAGGTGAAGCGGATCTGATCAGTGAAGATGAAATGCTCGAAGCCGTGTTCTTCGGTCATCAAGCCATCCAGCCGCTGATCGAAATGCAAACCAAGCTGGCTGAACTGGTTGGCGTTGAAAAGCGGGAATTTATTGTTCCTGAAACTGACGCTGCATTGGAAGAAAAAATTGTTTCCTTGGCGCAGGGCCGTGTCGAAAAAGCTGTAACCATTCGTGCCAAGCAAGAGCGTTATGCCGCTCTCAAGGAGATCCGTGCGGATATCCAAGAGCAACTGGCTGAGGAGTTTGAAGGTCGCAGTGACGAGATTTCTGCCATCATGGGCAGCATTGAGAAGCGCGTTGTCCGTCAAAGTGTGACCAAGGATCAAATCCGTATCGATGGTCGCAAAATGAATGAAATCCGCCCGATCAGTTGCGAAGTTGGTGTTTTGCCCCGCGCCCACGGTAGTGCCCTGTTCACCCGTGGTGAAACACAGGCTCTGGTCAGCACCACTCTGGGAACGGCCAGTGATGAGCAACGGATGGACAACATCCAGGGGATGGAGTTCAAGAAGTTCATGTTGCACTACAATTTCCCTCCGTTCTGTGTTGGTGAAACCAGCATGCGTCTGTTCCCGGGTCGTCGTGAGATTGGCCACGGCATGTTGGCCGAGCGTTCGGCCACTAAGATTATGCCGGAATTTGATGACTTTCCTTATACCGTGCGCATTGTGTCGGAAATCCTCGAATCGAACGGATCTTCCTCCATGGCGTCTGTTTGTGGTGCATCAATGTCATTGATGGACGCAGGTGTTCCGGCCAAGGATGCTGTTGCCGGTATTGCCATGGGTCTGATTAAGGAAGGCGATGATATTGCCATCCTGTCTGATATTCTCGGCGATGAAGACCACCTGGGTGACATGGACTTTAAAGTCACCGGCACCAAAGAGGGTGTTGCCGCTCTGCAGATGGATATCAAGATCGACGGTGTCACCCGCGACATCATGCAACGTGCCCTGGCTCAGGCCAAAGAGGGTCGTCTGCATATTCTCGGCGAGATGGCTAAGGCGATCTCAGCTCCGCGTGAAGACATGTCTCCTTATGCGCCCCGTATTACCACTGTCTTTGTTAAGCCTGACCAAGTACGTACGGTCATTGGTTCTGGTGGTAAAACAGTTCGCGGTATTATTGAGGCGACCGGCTGTGGTATCGATATCGAGGATGATGGTCGCATCAACATCTCTTCAAGCAATGGAGACGCGGCCAAAGCCGCTGCTCAGATGATCAAAGAACTGACCCAGAGTCCTGAAGTCGGCAAACTGTACAACGGTACGGTCAAGAAGATTATGGATTTCGGCGCATTTGTTGAAATTTTCTCCGGCACTGACGGTCTGGTCCATGTCAGTGAGTTGGCCAAAGAGCGCGTCAACAAGGTGACGGATATTCTCAATGAGGGCGACAAGGTGCTGGTCAAGTGTATCGGTGTTGATCGTCAGGGTAAAATCAAGCTGTCTCGTAAGGAAGCTCTGGGTCAGGAATTGCCTGAAGAAGAGTAA
- the rpsO gene encoding 30S ribosomal protein S15: MLATEKKQEIIKEFQAQEGDTGSPEVQIALLSERITYLTEHFRTHKKDHHSRRGLLKIVGKRRRLLDYLKKNDIERYRSIISRLGIRR; this comes from the coding sequence GTGTTGGCCACAGAGAAAAAGCAAGAAATTATTAAGGAATTTCAAGCCCAAGAGGGCGATACCGGGTCTCCGGAAGTACAGATTGCTCTGCTTAGCGAGCGTATTACGTATCTGACGGAACATTTCCGTACCCACAAGAAAGATCATCATTCCCGTCGTGGTTTGTTGAAGATTGTCGGCAAGCGTCGTCGTTTGCTTGACTACCTGAAAAAAAACGACATTGAGCGTTATCGCAGCATTATTTCCCGCCTGGGAATTCGTCGTTAG
- the truB gene encoding tRNA pseudouridine(55) synthase TruB: protein MIDKPQGMSSHAVVQRVRRACKVRRVGHAGTLDPLATGVLLVGVGQCTRLIEYLMAQDKTYRATMKLGLVTDSQDITGQVQQQHDASAVTRQQIEDVCHQFVGQIEQIPPMFSALKKDGVPLYRLARKGVEIERQKRSISIESLVVEAVEGDEITIVVACSKGTYIRTLCHDIGLELGCGACMTSLRRTRSGAFDETMAITVDQLMAGEFEPLPALDALHGMLQVQLAEQGVSRLRDGIPPRQGDVSNAPTMDALQTVCLMHDNTLMAIAQYDPEHELDERGDYKLLKVFPQGV from the coding sequence GTGATTGATAAACCGCAGGGGATGTCGTCCCATGCGGTGGTGCAACGGGTGCGTCGTGCCTGCAAGGTGCGTCGGGTCGGCCATGCCGGAACCCTCGATCCTCTGGCGACAGGGGTGCTTTTGGTCGGTGTTGGTCAGTGTACCCGCTTGATCGAGTATCTGATGGCGCAAGACAAGACGTACCGGGCAACAATGAAGTTGGGGTTGGTCACGGATTCGCAGGATATTACCGGCCAAGTTCAGCAGCAGCATGATGCATCGGCTGTCACGCGTCAGCAGATTGAAGATGTTTGCCATCAGTTTGTCGGCCAGATTGAACAGATCCCTCCAATGTTTTCTGCGCTGAAAAAAGATGGTGTTCCTCTCTATCGTCTGGCTCGTAAAGGGGTGGAGATAGAGCGGCAGAAACGCTCTATTAGTATTGAATCGCTGGTTGTCGAGGCGGTTGAGGGTGATGAAATTACCATCGTTGTTGCGTGCAGCAAGGGCACCTATATTCGCACTTTGTGCCATGATATTGGTCTTGAGTTGGGGTGTGGTGCGTGCATGACATCGCTGCGCCGGACACGTAGCGGGGCATTTGATGAAACGATGGCAATTACCGTTGACCAGTTGATGGCGGGCGAGTTTGAACCGTTACCGGCTCTTGATGCACTTCATGGTATGCTGCAGGTGCAACTCGCTGAGCAAGGTGTGTCTCGTTTGCGAGATGGTATTCCGCCACGTCAGGGGGATGTCTCTAATGCGCCGACCATGGATGCGTTACAAACTGTATGTCTGATGCATGACAACACTCTGATGGCCATTGCGCAATACGATCCTGAACACGAGCTGGACGAGCGCGGTGACTACAAACTATTGAAAGTATTTCCACAGGGGGTTTAG
- a CDS encoding DHH family phosphoesterase codes for MTMNDPLQATVDALASGQRFLIAAHEGPDGDAMSSTLALTNALREMGKDVVAYNVDGVPDKFCFLPGADTVVSEIAASEHFDVIVILDAGELRRARLDARNLCTTLINIDHHPFSEDFGDIYLVDDKCSATAAMLYRVLMACDYTISTEVALCIYTGILSDTGSFRYSSADPEAFAVAGEMVALGVDPWMVAGGLYESQEVERLQLLGMSLNTLRVSDCRQYAAMTVTQQMLDELGIGPDMADSFVNYPRSIHGVEVALFFRELDQNSYKLGMRSKGTVDVGALARELGGGGHHNAAGAVLHGTLDEVHTQVFERLGAFSAAQ; via the coding sequence ATGACGATGAATGATCCGTTACAGGCGACTGTTGACGCTCTGGCGTCGGGACAGCGATTTTTGATTGCTGCCCATGAAGGGCCCGATGGTGATGCCATGTCTTCCACTCTGGCACTGACCAATGCGCTGCGAGAGATGGGCAAGGATGTTGTTGCCTACAATGTCGACGGTGTGCCGGACAAGTTTTGTTTTCTACCCGGAGCCGACACGGTAGTCAGCGAGATTGCCGCATCGGAACATTTTGACGTGATTGTGATTCTTGATGCCGGAGAATTACGCCGGGCGCGCCTGGACGCACGTAACTTGTGCACCACTCTGATCAATATTGACCACCATCCGTTTTCGGAAGACTTTGGTGATATTTATCTTGTTGATGACAAATGCAGTGCAACAGCAGCCATGCTGTACCGGGTGTTGATGGCGTGTGATTACACCATCAGTACCGAGGTTGCATTGTGTATTTATACCGGAATTTTGTCTGATACCGGGTCGTTTCGCTACTCCAGTGCGGATCCTGAGGCTTTTGCTGTTGCCGGAGAAATGGTAGCACTTGGTGTTGATCCGTGGATGGTGGCTGGCGGTCTGTATGAAAGTCAGGAAGTGGAGCGGCTGCAATTGCTCGGCATGTCCCTGAATACCTTGCGTGTTTCCGACTGCAGACAGTATGCCGCAATGACTGTAACACAGCAGATGTTGGATGAACTGGGTATTGGTCCGGATATGGCAGACAGCTTTGTCAACTATCCCCGGTCGATCCATGGCGTTGAAGTCGCATTGTTTTTCCGTGAGTTGGATCAAAACAGCTATAAGCTAGGGATGCGTTCCAAGGGAACCGTCGATGTTGGTGCTTTGGCCCGTGAATTGGGCGGTGGTGGGCACCATAATGCGGCAGGTGCCGTGTTGCACGGAACTCTGGATGAGGTGCATACCCAGGTTTTTGAACGTCTCGGAGCGTTCAGCGCGGCTCAATGA
- the rbfA gene encoding 30S ribosome-binding factor RbfA → MATQRTYRVAEQIHKEISDIMLRGLRDPRVGFVTITSVDISSDLRHAKIFFTVMGEEADAEKTQQGLDSAVPFLRRELGKRMKLRHVPDLVFKYDTSIAYGSHIEELLKEAGITHDDDE, encoded by the coding sequence GTGGCAACACAACGCACCTATCGGGTCGCAGAACAGATCCATAAAGAAATTTCAGATATCATGCTTCGTGGCTTGCGCGATCCACGTGTAGGTTTTGTCACCATTACATCGGTGGATATCTCCAGTGATTTGCGTCATGCTAAAATCTTCTTTACCGTTATGGGGGAAGAGGCTGATGCGGAGAAAACGCAGCAGGGCCTTGACAGTGCGGTGCCGTTTTTGCGTCGGGAACTGGGCAAGCGCATGAAATTGCGCCATGTCCCTGACCTGGTTTTTAAATACGATACGTCCATTGCTTACGGCAGTCACATTGAAGAACTCCTCAAAGAAGCCGGGATAACTCACGATGACGATGAATGA